The following proteins come from a genomic window of Lolium rigidum isolate FL_2022 chromosome 5, APGP_CSIRO_Lrig_0.1, whole genome shotgun sequence:
- the LOC124656545 gene encoding wall-associated receptor kinase 4-like — protein MNLVISKKLSALLIGVMLWGPSFHLFGLIELSDWYKARLFAKGYKQRYGLDYDETFSHVVKPAVIRSTAVAIPMLISQLRTESYVKDLGVLHYFLGIDQEEAEVAGMGTIDDEESAPRVAFTMFPSVPTHGCGGVMGGDEIRALSKLARAAKHSTMTMPWQYSQLLPILLLLATTHTIVAADTQQQPIALAGCPDKCGNISIPFPFGTKAGCFREGFEVTCNYSFNPPRAFLAQDSTFHIVGYGNYSANYSGRNYVDVMNYSQVPVELLDISASTSELRGYGAVRSDCIDGYSKYDDHLVKLQGTFLGWNGPKPFLLSPLRNVLMGVGWNVKPKMVLGGSIFTTTGYMLACLAYMRYNPQNLLDDNDGMSTNSPCSYGMIVESSWYNFTSEDMFGRMVLANKYPRGVPFVLDFAIRNGSCPTEGQQPPQDYACISGNSNCAKAASGDGYVCRCWDNYDGNPYITNGCQDVDECQHPHLYNCSSGSICKNTPGGYECPCKSGMRGNGKEGACSENFPLPAKVAVGLAASIVIIVLMVMTHQLLKLKRFYEQNGGPILKGVKNIRIYTSKQLKQITDNYKVVIGEGHFGKVYIGRLEDKQEVAIKKTIEVDETSKQDFIDEVIIQSGMRHKNIVRLLGCCLEMDVPMLMYEYVVKGSLYDVLFKNKDNVPVDTRLRIAIGSAEGLAYMHSSDVKSTIRHGDVKSANILLDESFTPKISDFGTSKLLARGKSEKTEWVIGDKSYIDPAYLGGILTQKSDVYSFGIVLIELITRRAATYDDKRTYVTNFIQACQEQKARNSIDNDITSEKDIVLMEMVSEVALECLKANPEERLDMREVENRIIHIIRKSEQHGQDRNYQGNLRPNSEVPLLKPGEK, from the exons ATGAACCTCGTGATTTCAAAGAAGCTCTCCGCACTCCTCATTGGCGTGATGCTATGGGGGCCAAGTTTCCACCTCTTCGGGCTAATAGAACTTAGTGACTG GTACAAGGCTCGTCTTTTTGCTAAAGGGTATAAGCAGCGCTATGGTCTAGACTATGATGAGACCTTCAGTCATGTGGTTAAGCCAGCTGTCATTCG CTCCACAGCTGTTGCCATTCCCATGTTGATCAGCCAGCTTCGGACTGAGTCCTATGTTAAGGATCTTGGTGTTCTGCATTATTTTCTGGGGATTGATCAG GAAGAAGCGGAGGTTGCCGGCATGGGTACCATCGATGATGAGGAGAGTGCGCCCAGGGTGGCGTTTACCATGTTTCCTTCGGTTCCCACCCACGGGTGCGGCGGCGTGATGGGTGGAGATGAGATCAGGGCTCTC AGTAAGCTTGCGAGAGCAGCAAAACACAGCACCATGACCATGCCCTGGCAATATTCCCAGCTGCTGCCCATCCTGCTCCTCCTCGCAACGACTCACACCATCGTGGCTGCTGATACTCAACAGCAGCCGATTGCACTTGCGGGTTGCCCCGACAAGTGCGGCAACATCAGCATCCCCTTCCCCTTCGGCACGAAGGCCGGGTGCTTCCGTGAGGGCTTTGAGGTCACGTGCAACTACTCCTTCAACCCTCCTCGCGCATTCCTTGCTCAAGACTCAACGTTTCATATAGTGGGTTATGGAAACTACTCTGCCAACTATTCGGGGCGCAACTATGTTGATGTGATGAACTACTCTCAAGTCCCCGTCGAGCTCCTCGATATATCAGCTTCGACGAGTGAGCTCCGGGGATACGGCGCGGTCAGATCCGACTGCATCGATGGCTACAGCAAGTACGATGACCACCTGGTCAAGCTTCAAGGCACCTTTTTGGGCTGGAATGGCCCAAAGCCGTTCCTCCTGTCACCGCTGCGCAATGTTCTCATGGGCGTCGGCTGGAACGTCAAACCCAAGATGGTGCTAGGCGGATCCATATTCACCACGACTGGCTACATGCTCGCCTGCCTCGCCTACATGAGATACAAC CCACAAAATCTGTTAGACGATAACGACGGCATGAGCACGAACAGTCCGTGCTCCTACGGCATGATAGTGGAGAGCTCATGGTACAACTTCACTTCTGAGGACATGTTTGGCCGCATGGTGCTGGCCAACAAGTACCCCAGGGGCGTCCCCTTTGTACTCGATTTCGCCATCAGGAACGGTTCATGTCCAACGGAAGGCCAGCAGCCACCGCAGGACTACGCCTGCATTAGCGGCAACAGCAACTGTGCCAAGGCAGCCAGCGGAGACGGCTATGTCTGCAGGTGTTGGGACAATTACGACGGCAATCCTTACATCACTAATGGCTGCCAAG ATGTCGATGAATGCCAGCACCCTCATTTATATAATTGCTCGAGTGGATCCATCTGCAAGAACACACCAGGAGGCTACGAGTGCCCATGCAAATCGGGAATGAGAGGTAATGGCAAAGAGGGGGCATGTTCAGAGAATTTCCCCTTACCAGCAAAGGTGGCTGTGG GCCTTGCTGCCTCTATTGTTATAATTGTTCTCATGGTTATGACACATCAACTCCTCAAACTCAAAAGGTTCTATGAGCAAAATGGTGGTCCAATACTGAAAGGTGTAAAGAATATAAGGATCTATACAAGCAAGCAACTTAAACAGATAACAGATAACTACAAGGTTGTCATTGGAGAGGGCCATTTTGGTAAGGTTTATATAGGGCGTCTAGAAGACAAACAAGAAGTGGCTATAAAGAAGACCATCGAAGTTGATGAAACTAGCAAACAAGACTTCATTGATGAGGTTATAATTCAATCTGGAATGAGGCACAAGAACATTGTTAGGCTCTTAGGTTGCTGCTTAGAGATGGATGTTCCAATGTTGATGTATGAGTATGTAGTGAAAGGGAGTTTGTATGATGTTCTGTTTAAAAACAAAGACAATGTTCCAGTGGATACACGCCTCAGGATTGCCATTGGTTCAGCCGAAGGATTGGCATACATGCATTCTTCAGATGTGAAGAGTACCATCCGTCATGGTGATGTTAAATCTGCTAATATACTTCTTGATGAAAGTTTCACCCCAAAAATTTCGGACTTTGGAACCTCAAAGCTGCTTGCAAGAGGAAAATCTGAGAAGACTGAATGGGTCATTGGAGACAAGAGTTACATAGATCCAGCATACTTGGGCGGGATACTTACACAGAAGAGCGATGTCTACAGCTTTGGAATTGTTCTAATAGAGCTTATCACAAGGAGGGCAGCAACATATGATGATAAGAGGACTTATGTTACAAACTTTATTCAAGCTTGCCAAGAACAAAAAGCAAGGAActctattgataatgatattacaAGCGAGAAGGATATTGTGCTCATGGAAATGGTTAGTGAAGTCGCTTTGGAGTGTCTAAAAGCTAATCCAGAGGAACGCCTAGATATGAGAGAGGTGGAAAACCGTATCATCCACATTATAAGAAAATCTGAACAGCATGGACAGGATAGGAACTACCAGGGAAATCTTAGACCTAATTCAGAGGTTCCTTTGCTCAAGCCTGGGGAGAAGTAA